ACCTGGCGCGTCCCGAGCACCGGGCCAGGTCCCTCTCGCTGGTGGTCTGGGCGACCACGGTCGGCGCGGTCGCCGGCCCGAACCTGACCGGGCCGGCGGGGAGCGCCGCGGCTGGCCTGGGGCTGCCCGCGCTCACCGGCCCGTTCCTCTTCGGCACGATCGGCATCCTCGCCGCGGCCGTGGTGATCGCGCTCTTCATGCGTCCGGACCCGCTGACCGTCGCCAAGCAGGCGGCCCTGGACCGGGACCCGGTCGTGGCCACCGCCGCCGGGACCTCCTGGTCGCGGGTGGTCGCCACCGTCCGCACCCGGCCGGGCGTGGGGGCCGGGATCGCCGCGCTGGCCCTCGCGCACGCGGTGATGATCGCGGTGATGGTGATGACCCCGCTGCACATGCACCACGGCGGCGCGAGCCTGGAGGTCATCGGCCTGGTGATCAGCGTGCACGTGCTGGGCATGTTCGCGCTCTCCCCGGTGGTGGGCTGGGCGGCGGACCGGTTCGGCCGCCCCGTGGTGATGGGCCTGGGCGCGGCCGTCCTGTTCGCGTCGCTGTTCCTCGCCGGCGGCTCGCCGGACGGCGCCTCCGTGCGGATCGGGGCCGGCCTGTTCCTGCTGGGCCTCGGCTGGTCGCTGTGCACGGTGGCCGCCTCGACGCTGCTGTCGGAGTCCGCGCCGATCGAGGTCCGCACCGACGTCCAGGGGGCGGCCGACCTGGTGATGGGCCTGACCGCGGCGGCGGCCGGCGTCGTCGCGGGCGTCGTCATGGGCCGGCTGGGCTTCGTGGCCCTCAACATCTTCGCGGCCCTGCTGGTGACCGGGGTGGTCACCGCGGCCGAGTTCGCGCGGCGTGCGGCGGCCCGTCCGGACGCGGCTGTGGACGACGTCCCGGCCCTGTGAGCGCGGCCCGGTCTGCACGGCGTCGGGAGCCTCGGGCGTGTCGGTCGCGGTCGAACAGGTGTTCGGGCTAGGCTCGGAGCGTCGGAAACGGTCGACGACTGCACGGGATTCTTTCCCCAGGTCGCGCCATCGAGCTCGCGAACTGTCGGAGGACCTCTCTAGTGTCATTGACGATGAAGAAGACAGCAGGTTCCCCCTCGAGGCGGACAGACGAACGGACTACTTCCATGGCTGGTGGAGACCGCGACAAGGCGCTCGACGCCGCGCTCGCGAACATCGAGCGACAGTTCGGCAAGGGATCGGTGATGCGGCTCGGCGACGACGTCCGGGCGCCGCTGCAGGTCATCCCGACCGGATCGATCGCCCTCGACGTGGCGCTGGGCCTCGGCGGCCTGCCCCGCGGACGGGTGGTGGAGATCTACGGGCCCGAGTCCTCGGGCAAGACGACGGTCGCGCTGCACGCGGTCGCCAACGCCCAGCGGGCCGGCGGCATCGTGGCGTTCATCGACGCCGAGCACGCGCTCGACCCCGACTACGCCAAGGCGCTCGGTGTGGACACCGACGCGCTGCTGGTCTCGCAGCCCGACTCCGGTGAGCAGGCCCTCGAGATCGCGGACATGCTGATCCGCTCGGGTGCGCTGGACCTGATCGTGGTCGACTCGGTCGCGGCGCTGGTGCCGCGCGCCGAGATCGAGGGCGAGATGGGCGACAGCCACGTCGGTCTGCAGGCCCGGCTGATGAGCCAGGCGCTCCGGAAGATGACCGGTGCCCTCAACGGCGCCGGCACCACGATGATCTTCATCAACCAGCTGCGCGAGAAGATCGGGGTGATGTTCGGCTCCCCGGAGACCACCACCGGTGGGCGGGCGCTGAAGTTCTACTCCTCGGTCCGGCTCGACGTGCGCCGCATCGAGACGCTCAAGGACGGCCAGGAGATGGTCGGCAACCGCACCCGCGTCAAGGTGGTCAAGAACAAGGTCGCGCCGCCGTTCAAGCAGGCCGAGTTCGACATCATGTACGGCCAGGGCATCAGCCGCGAGGGTGGGCTCATCGACGTCGGCGTCGAGGCGGGCCTCGTCCGCAAGGCCGGCGCTTGGTACACCTACGAGGGTGACCAGCTCGGTCAGGGCAAGGAGAACGCCCGCGCCTTCCTGCGGGACAACCCCGACCTCGCCAACG
The DNA window shown above is from Nocardioides mesophilus and carries:
- the recA gene encoding recombinase RecA, yielding MAGGDRDKALDAALANIERQFGKGSVMRLGDDVRAPLQVIPTGSIALDVALGLGGLPRGRVVEIYGPESSGKTTVALHAVANAQRAGGIVAFIDAEHALDPDYAKALGVDTDALLVSQPDSGEQALEIADMLIRSGALDLIVVDSVAALVPRAEIEGEMGDSHVGLQARLMSQALRKMTGALNGAGTTMIFINQLREKIGVMFGSPETTTGGRALKFYSSVRLDVRRIETLKDGQEMVGNRTRVKVVKNKVAPPFKQAEFDIMYGQGISREGGLIDVGVEAGLVRKAGAWYTYEGDQLGQGKENARAFLRDNPDLANELEKRILEKLGVLPTLDAEAPAAPAPAPAEPTGIDF
- a CDS encoding MFS transporter, translated to MSEQVGRRLAGWVSGGASGVARGFGGGMRWPDHRVAQVQRRTLGTLVVTQSLGGLGLTIGIAVAAVLAEEITGSAELAGLAQTTQVLGAAVASFLLAHLMGRRGRRPGLVLGYLLGAAGSALCVVAGVVDSFAVLLAGTVLLGSTTAANAQSRYAATDLARPEHRARSLSLVVWATTVGAVAGPNLTGPAGSAAAGLGLPALTGPFLFGTIGILAAAVVIALFMRPDPLTVAKQAALDRDPVVATAAGTSWSRVVATVRTRPGVGAGIAALALAHAVMIAVMVMTPLHMHHGGASLEVIGLVISVHVLGMFALSPVVGWAADRFGRPVVMGLGAAVLFASLFLAGGSPDGASVRIGAGLFLLGLGWSLCTVAASTLLSESAPIEVRTDVQGAADLVMGLTAAAAGVVAGVVMGRLGFVALNIFAALLVTGVVTAAEFARRAAARPDAAVDDVPAL